Below is a window of Wenzhouxiangella sp. XN201 DNA.
TTCGGATCCTTTTCCAGGATCGCTGGCTGTGCGCCATCGGCAAGCCGCCGGGAATCATGGTGCATCGAAGCAATATTGGCACCGACCGCGAGTTTGTGTTGCAGAAGCTGCGCGACCAGCTTGGACAGCGAGTCTGGCCGGTGCACAGGCTGGACCGGGCCACTTCCGGCGTGCTGTTGTTCGCGCTCGACCCGGAAGCCGCCGGGCGGCTCGGTCAGGCCTTCATGGACCGACGCGTCGACAAGCGCTACCTGGCCGTGGTGCGTGGCTGGACCGACGAGCGCGGCGAGATCGATCATCCGCTGGCCCGCCATGACAAGGCCGAGCGGCGCGAGGCCCGCACCCGCTATCGGCGTCTGGCCCACTGCGAGCTGCCGCTTCCGGTCGGCGGTTTCGAGACCGCACGCTATTCGCTGATCGAGGCCACGCCCGAGACCGGCCGGCGCCACCAGATCAGGCGCCACTGCAAGCACATCTCACATCATCTGATCGGCGACACCACCTACGGCGACGGCCGCCACAACCGGCTGTTTCGCCAACACCTGCATTGTCATCGCATGCTGCTGCATGCCAGCCGGCTCGAACTGGATCACCCGCAGGAAGGCCACAGGCTCGAACTGGCGGCGCCCCTGGACGGTGAGTTCGCCCGCGTCGTCGAAGTGATCTTCGGCTGGACGGAGGCGGGGCCAGGAGTCAGAATTCAGGGAACGGAATGCAACACCGATTGACGCCTGCGATAGACTTTGCCTGACCCCTAAACCGAGCCCAGCCATGTACATCCACTCCAGTTTCGACAGCGGCAACATCGAGGTGCTCGAGGCCGACAGTCCCGACGGCATTCGCCTCAAGATTCGACCTGACGCCGGCGGGGAACACATGCAGTGGTTCTATTACCAGCTCTCTGGCGCGCGCGATGTCCATTGCACGATGACCATCGAGAATGCCGGGGATGTGTCCTATGTCGACGGTTTCGACAACTATCAGGCAGTCGCAAGTACCGATCGGCTGCACTGGTTTCGCGTACCCACCGAGTTTGACGGCAAGCACCTGACCATCCGCCACAAACCGTCGAGTGACAGCATCTACTACGCCTATTTCGCGCCGTATCCGCAGTACGAGCACGATCAGTTGATCGTCTCGGCGCTGGTCGACGAGCGGGTGCGCGCCGAGGTGTTGTGCAGCACACCCGACGGCCGGCCGCATACCCTGCTGCGCATCGGCGAGCCCGATACAGGGCGCAAGCAGATCTGGGTCATTGCGCGCCAGCATCCCGGCGAGACCATGGCCGAGTGGTGGGTGGAGGGCTTTCTCGAGCGCCTGCTCGATCGCGAAGACCCGGTTTCGGTCCATTTACTGGAACAGGCGGTGATCTACCTGGTGCCCTGCATGTGCCTGGACGGTGCGGTGCGCGGTCACCTGCGCTGCAATGCCCGCGGGCGCAATCTCAATCGTGAATGGGCCGATCCTTCGCGGGAAGACTCGCCCGAGGTTTACTACACCCGCGAAAGAATGGAAGCCACGGGGGTGGACCTGGCCTTCGATGTCCACGGCGACGAAGCCCTGCCGTACAACTTCATCGCCGGCGCCGAGGGGACGCCGTCGTGGAACGAGCGCAAGCAGCACCAACTCGACACCTTCAAGCACCTGCTGGCCGGGATCAGCCCCGATTTCCAGATCGAGCATGGATACGAGCTCGATTCTCCCAACAGTTCGGACCTCAAGAAGAACACCGACTGGATGGCCGAGACCTTTGACTGCCTGGCGATGACGCTCGAAATGCCGTTCAAGGACAATGCCGACTCACCCATGCCGGCCATCGGCTGGTCGCCGGATCGTTGCAAGCACCTCGGCGCTGCCTGCGTTGATGCCTTCTGGCGCATCCTGCCGGAACTCTGATCCGACTCGGGACGTGTCCGGCCTGGCCCTCGTGAAAGCGTTCCTTAATCGCTCTCCAGGCTGGATGCCAGGAGGGCTTTTGCTCGCTTCCAGTCGCGCGCGGCGGTTCGCGCCGATATGCTGAGCACATCCGCGGCGTCCTCGTTGGACAGGCCGGTGAAGAAGCGCAACTCGACCAGACGACACAGGCGCGGATCCAGACCGTCGAGTTCGTTCATGGCCTCGTCGATGTCGATGATCCGTCCGATGTCGGTCACGGTTGCTGCATCATCCTCGCCGAGTTCCACCCGCACGGCGTCGCCGCCGCGCTTGCGAGCCAGCCGATAGCGCGCGTAGTCGACGACCATGCGTCGCATGGCCACCGCAGCCACGCCCAGGAAATGCCGCCGATCGCGAAAGTCGCTGTCTCCGGCCGCCAGTCGCAGCCAGGCTTCGTGCACCAGTGCGGTGGTGTTGAGCGTGGCCGAAGGTATGAGCTGGCGTTCACGCCGGGCGATGCGCCGGAGTTCCTGATAGAGATGCTCCAGGCGTTGGCGATCGGCAGGGTGGAAGCTGTCTGCGGGGTCAGGGTTGTGCTCGTTCATCCGTGTCGCTCGTCAAGGCCGCCCTGTGCTTTTCGACACGCAGTGTCTCATGCCGACTGAAACCAGAAATTCGAGGCCACGGTAATCCGTTCGCTGCTGCCGTAATAGGGCGCCACCTCGTGCATCAAATGCGACGGAAACACGATCAGCTGGCCCGGCTCCAGCCGATAGTTGATCGAGCCGTGCCCGTAGGGTCGGCGCAGGTGCATGTTGCCGGGGTCGAGATACATGCTCGCTGCCGGCCGTGCATCGAGGAAGCGCAGCACACCGTTGTCGGGGTTCAGGGCGCCCTCGTCATCGCCGGACGTGACGCAGTAGACGCTTGACCAGGCCGCCATGGGGTGGTTGTGGACCGAGGCATAGCCGCCGCTTCGTGTGATGTGAAACCAGCTGTGATTGGATACACGCAGCCGCCGCATCTGATCCTCGCTGTACCCGTTGAGCTCCTGAACCACACGCACGACGCTGCCGACCACGAAGCGTTTCAACGCCTGGACGCATTCATCCGGCCAGGCGAAGAGGCTGAACTCCGACTCGAAGACATTGTGCTTGAGCGTGGGGGTCGGCGGATCGGGCTCGATCTCCGGGCCTTCACGTTCCAGAAACAGGATCTTCAGGGCACGATTGAGCGGCTCCGGATCGGGATGTCGCGTTTCCACCAGGGGTGCGGCGAATGCGGGCGTGACGTTGAGCGGGCTTTTCTGGGTCATACCGGTAACTCAATGGAAAAGGCCCGCGAGCGAGTCGCTCGCGGGCCACGCGCCTCCAACTGATCGTGCGTGTCAGAAATCGAAGTTGACGCGGGCATAGTAGAACTGCCCGGGAATCCGATGCTGACTGGCATCGAAGCTGTTGGCAAAGGCCGACATCGAAACCGGCGGATCCTCATCGAAGACGTTGTCCACACCGATGGTGAACTTGCTGTCCGCGAAGTCCCAGTCGTCAAAGAAGTAGGACAGCTGGAAGTCGTTGTAGACCACCGAATCCAGTTTGTTGGTCGGATTGACCGGGTCGGGGTTGGAGCACAGCCCCAGTTCTACGAAGCTGGGCGACAGACCATCGTTGCAGCCTTCGGTGTAACTGTGGATGTACTGGACATTCCAGACCGCTTCCCAGTCACCCAGGCCCCAGATCAGGTCGAGGTTGCTGCGCCACTTCGGGAAACTGCGATCAGGCTGGCCGGGCAGCATCGTTCCGAGCAGGTCGCGGACTTCCTCCGGAGCGTCGGGATCGGAGAAATCGGGCACCGACTCTTCGAACTTCGACGTATAGGTACCGCGCCAGATCGTGCGCAGATTGCCCCAGGACTGTTCGCCGAAGCGGTAGTCGATGGACCAGTCCACGCCGGCCGTTTCCGTGCCGCCGATATTGACCTGGGTGTCGAGCAGGCTTGAGACCTCGCCCGAGGACGAACGCTCGACCAGGTTGCACAGCCGCAACGAGAAGGCGCAGGCATCGAGAATGCTCTGGGCGCCGATCGAGGATATGGAGTTATCCAGCTCGATGTTGTAGTAGTCGATCGCCACGTTCAGGCCTGGAACGGCTTCCGGCGT
It encodes the following:
- a CDS encoding putative 2OG-Fe(II) oxygenase; amino-acid sequence: MTQKSPLNVTPAFAAPLVETRHPDPEPLNRALKILFLEREGPEIEPDPPTPTLKHNVFESEFSLFAWPDECVQALKRFVVGSVVRVVQELNGYSEDQMRRLRVSNHSWFHITRSGGYASVHNHPMAAWSSVYCVTSGDDEGALNPDNGVLRFLDARPAASMYLDPGNMHLRRPYGHGSINYRLEPGQLIVFPSHLMHEVAPYYGSSERITVASNFWFQSA
- a CDS encoding ECF-type sigma factor, with the protein product MNEHNPDPADSFHPADRQRLEHLYQELRRIARRERQLIPSATLNTTALVHEAWLRLAAGDSDFRDRRHFLGVAAVAMRRMVVDYARYRLARKRGGDAVRVELGEDDAATVTDIGRIIDIDEAMNELDGLDPRLCRLVELRFFTGLSNEDAADVLSISARTAARDWKRAKALLASSLESD
- a CDS encoding M14-type cytosolic carboxypeptidase, with the translated sequence MYIHSSFDSGNIEVLEADSPDGIRLKIRPDAGGEHMQWFYYQLSGARDVHCTMTIENAGDVSYVDGFDNYQAVASTDRLHWFRVPTEFDGKHLTIRHKPSSDSIYYAYFAPYPQYEHDQLIVSALVDERVRAEVLCSTPDGRPHTLLRIGEPDTGRKQIWVIARQHPGETMAEWWVEGFLERLLDREDPVSVHLLEQAVIYLVPCMCLDGAVRGHLRCNARGRNLNREWADPSREDSPEVYYTRERMEATGVDLAFDVHGDEALPYNFIAGAEGTPSWNERKQHQLDTFKHLLAGISPDFQIEHGYELDSPNSSDLKKNTDWMAETFDCLAMTLEMPFKDNADSPMPAIGWSPDRCKHLGAACVDAFWRILPEL
- a CDS encoding pseudouridine synthase, with the protein product MAFRILFQDRWLCAIGKPPGIMVHRSNIGTDREFVLQKLRDQLGQRVWPVHRLDRATSGVLLFALDPEAAGRLGQAFMDRRVDKRYLAVVRGWTDERGEIDHPLARHDKAERREARTRYRRLAHCELPLPVGGFETARYSLIEATPETGRRHQIRRHCKHISHHLIGDTTYGDGRHNRLFRQHLHCHRMLLHASRLELDHPQEGHRLELAAPLDGEFARVVEVIFGWTEAGPGVRIQGTECNTD